Proteins found in one Stigmatella erecta genomic segment:
- a CDS encoding TIGR02265 family protein has product MHAHLESLPPVMDLDVERQLRHRMAMTSPTDTAHGMFFSGVLETVRTLGGSEAADRCQEVSERRRFIASLPYPVAGLLRMMLVAVRELGPRAGGGSAVLRRMGRQAAHDFLRAPAGRTLLVLSEGSPRRLLQQLPSSYRATVSYGERRMVGFLPGNTGRFVTQGDFMPPAYTKGLLQGVLEEGGARNVSVMGGAQGLLDSEYALAWD; this is encoded by the coding sequence ATGCACGCACACCTCGAGTCGCTACCGCCGGTGATGGACCTCGACGTGGAGCGCCAGCTCCGCCACCGGATGGCGATGACCAGCCCCACGGATACGGCACACGGGATGTTCTTCAGCGGGGTGCTGGAAACCGTCCGCACACTCGGTGGGAGTGAAGCCGCGGACCGCTGCCAGGAAGTCTCGGAGAGGCGACGCTTCATTGCCTCTCTTCCTTATCCCGTGGCCGGGCTGCTTCGCATGATGCTCGTGGCGGTGCGGGAGCTGGGGCCGCGCGCGGGAGGCGGCTCGGCGGTGCTGCGGCGCATGGGGCGCCAGGCGGCCCATGATTTTTTGCGCGCCCCGGCCGGCCGCACCCTGCTCGTGCTCTCGGAGGGCAGCCCCCGGCGGCTCCTCCAGCAGCTGCCCTCCAGCTACCGCGCCACGGTCAGCTACGGCGAGCGGCGGATGGTGGGCTTCCTGCCGGGCAACACGGGCCGGTTCGTCACGCAGGGAGACTTCATGCCTCCGGCCTACACCAAGGGGCTGTTGCAGGGCGTCCTGGAAGAGGGCGGCGCACGGAACGTCTCGGTGATGGGCGGCGCGCAGGGGCTGCTCGACAGCGAATACGCGCTGGCCTGGGATTGA
- a CDS encoding response regulator: MGRARATTILMADDDADDRELAQEALRVSQVPSDLRCVEDGEELLDYLNRRGRYREPQSAPAPGLILLDLNMPRMDGREVLRTLKQDPRLKRIPVVILSTSRRDEDVVGSYDLGANCFITKPGSFSELIQMMKVLDAHWVQTAELPRAALS; this comes from the coding sequence ATGGGACGAGCCAGAGCCACCACCATCCTGATGGCGGACGATGATGCGGATGACCGGGAGCTGGCGCAGGAAGCCCTCCGGGTCAGCCAGGTCCCCAGTGACTTGCGGTGTGTCGAGGATGGGGAGGAGCTGCTCGACTACCTGAACCGGCGGGGCCGCTACCGCGAGCCCCAGAGCGCGCCGGCGCCCGGGCTCATCCTGTTGGACCTGAACATGCCCCGCATGGACGGCCGCGAGGTGCTGCGGACGCTCAAGCAGGACCCGCGCCTCAAGCGCATCCCCGTCGTCATCCTGAGCACCTCGCGCCGGGACGAGGACGTGGTGGGCAGTTACGACCTGGGGGCCAACTGCTTCATCACCAAGCCGGGCTCCTTCTCGGAGCTCATCCAGATGATGAAGGTCCTGGACGCGCACTGGGTCCAGACCGCCGAGCTGCCCCGCGCGGCCCTCTCATGA
- a CDS encoding hybrid sensor histidine kinase/response regulator: MRVLLVEDDEDDFLLVRDALRAMGSGGVTIDWVREADPALAALGEARHEVCLLDYRLGAHTGVELLEQARRQGVHTPIILLTGMAEGSEVDRQAQQAGAADFLAKSEVTPVLLERSIRYAIQHARTLEVLRRSQANFRELIEQMPAGLTVLTGGRVIYVNPAMARLSGVSREALLGRTLDAFLAPLLGAEEWPRLREALPAEDAPVAPRDARLLRPSGEAMPVELARLPVVFDGQPGSLWVARDLTERKLLQSRLMLAERMASLGMVAGTVAHDITNPLSYVLANLHHLEADVLPRLPLAEAERSEVRTLLGDIRHGAQSFRDIIQQLRVFAHEGKEAPAPVEVHRVLESSVRMVQHTLRQRARLVRDYTQPLSVMADEGKLGQVFMHLLINAAEALPEGDVEHQEIRLVTRPQGARVAIEFHDTGASIPPDRRERVFEPFFPDAAGGVDTGLGLSVCRTIVTDLGGRMELESGPGRGRVFRLLLPVPERQAVLSPPPVPLGGVPRRGRILIVDDERMVGVAIRRALQREHEVVVMTEAREALERLAAGDPFDIILCDMMMPEMSGMELYEELSRVAPQVAGRMVFLTGGAFTPRAREFLGRVGNPCMEKPFLPEELRQLVQSLLARESSAPPRA, translated from the coding sequence GTGCGCGTCCTGCTGGTGGAGGACGACGAGGATGACTTCCTGCTGGTCCGGGACGCGCTGCGCGCCATGGGCTCGGGCGGGGTCACGATTGACTGGGTGCGCGAGGCGGACCCCGCGCTCGCCGCGCTGGGGGAGGCGCGCCACGAGGTGTGTCTGCTGGACTACCGGCTCGGGGCGCACACGGGCGTGGAGCTGCTGGAGCAGGCCCGGCGCCAGGGGGTGCACACGCCCATCATCCTGCTGACGGGCATGGCGGAGGGCAGCGAGGTGGACCGCCAGGCGCAGCAGGCGGGGGCGGCGGACTTCCTGGCGAAGTCCGAGGTGACGCCGGTGCTGCTGGAGCGCTCCATCCGCTACGCCATCCAGCACGCGCGGACGCTGGAGGTGCTGCGGCGCTCCCAGGCGAACTTTCGCGAGCTCATCGAGCAGATGCCGGCGGGGCTCACGGTGCTGACCGGGGGGCGGGTCATCTATGTGAACCCGGCCATGGCCCGGCTGAGCGGGGTGTCCCGGGAGGCGCTCCTGGGGCGGACGCTGGATGCCTTCCTGGCGCCGCTGCTGGGGGCCGAGGAGTGGCCGAGGCTGCGCGAGGCGCTGCCGGCGGAGGACGCCCCGGTGGCGCCCCGGGATGCGCGGCTGCTGCGGCCCTCGGGCGAGGCCATGCCCGTGGAGCTGGCCCGGCTGCCGGTGGTGTTCGACGGCCAGCCCGGCTCGCTGTGGGTGGCCCGGGATTTGACCGAGCGCAAGCTGTTGCAGTCGCGCCTGATGCTCGCCGAGCGCATGGCCTCGCTGGGGATGGTGGCGGGCACGGTGGCGCACGACATCACCAACCCGCTCTCCTACGTGCTCGCCAACCTGCACCACCTGGAGGCCGACGTGCTGCCGCGCCTGCCGCTGGCCGAGGCGGAGCGCTCCGAGGTCCGCACCCTGCTGGGGGACATCCGGCACGGCGCGCAGAGCTTCCGCGACATCATCCAGCAACTGCGCGTCTTCGCCCACGAGGGCAAGGAGGCGCCGGCGCCCGTGGAGGTGCACCGGGTGCTGGAGTCCTCCGTGCGCATGGTGCAGCACACCCTGCGGCAGCGGGCCCGGCTGGTCCGGGACTACACCCAGCCGCTCTCGGTGATGGCGGACGAGGGGAAGCTCGGGCAGGTGTTCATGCACCTGCTCATCAACGCGGCCGAGGCCCTGCCGGAAGGGGACGTGGAGCACCAGGAGATCCGCCTGGTGACGCGGCCCCAGGGCGCCCGGGTGGCCATCGAGTTCCACGACACGGGGGCGAGCATTCCCCCGGACCGCCGGGAGCGGGTGTTCGAGCCCTTCTTCCCGGACGCCGCGGGAGGGGTGGACACGGGGCTGGGGCTGTCCGTGTGCCGCACCATCGTGACGGACCTGGGCGGGCGCATGGAGCTGGAGAGCGGGCCGGGGCGGGGCCGGGTCTTCCGGCTGCTCCTGCCCGTCCCGGAGCGGCAGGCCGTGCTCTCCCCGCCGCCCGTGCCCCTGGGGGGCGTGCCCCGGCGGGGGCGCATCCTCATCGTGGATGACGAGCGGATGGTGGGGGTGGCCATCCGCCGGGCCCTCCAGCGGGAGCACGAGGTGGTGGTGATGACGGAGGCGCGCGAGGCGCTGGAGCGCCTGGCGGCCGGAGACCCCTTCGACATCATCCTCTGCGACATGATGATGCCGGAGATGAGCGGGATGGAGCTGTACGAGGAGCTCTCCCGGGTGGCACCGCAGGTGGCCGGCCGGATGGTGTTCCTGACGGGCGGGGCCTTCACGCCGCGGGCCCGGGAGTTCCTGGGCCGGGTGGGCAACCCGTGTATGGAAAAGCCGTTCCTGCCGGAGGAGCTCCGCCAGCTCGTGCAGTCGCTGCTGGCCCGTGAGTCCTCCGCGCCGCCGAGGGCCTGA
- a CDS encoding CARDB domain-containing protein encodes MRIQKWWAGALASALVGCVVGPYDDAWEDDDFPPLVPGPDPEPWVPTPGTQGVDFQVEFLSGPSSLGVGSLVRARLCNLGSAPGSTQVAFLLSKDAVIDARDAWVGSSQSLLVQPGQCQEISAVIDMPDVASGTYVLGAIADLENRVSESNERNNARAGGSVQVDRTAPSMPSLSWRAPGASDSLQVPHLVVRAEPRATVRVYSSPDCTGTEVASSETSSGGSCEMPIYTPGYTAGVYSARSYNGGGYASGCATAPSYGGGGGGGGGCTGGGGSGGYGYGSDGGYGGGNGGCDTTPPSPPVIVEATWQYGNTRHELRVKGTAEPGSTVGVFIDVACTGTPAATATVGADGKFNLVVLVNATGPGSVRRVFFAAKDAAENVSSCIEGPVYETPCAPGYGNCDGNPANGCETDLTSNVNHCGTCGTTCPGQDSTVGVCMASQCSTACAPGRYDCDGNAANGCESTCACTPTACTIDRQAELVITSLSVVEDPVRTAPGGAWHFGTLMKAMAGNQDPSAMVRQWLRTWNTAQTVNGMTLPARSQLQTLVLGPWEQRSGGANKPLDFSTAPFRLLAIVNRMDLRQPGVQAGEGRFVFGVLDAQGRPLEFTVILEYTLPGSSPEAILAWARDWHALGQLGLGSANYKTKLQQITDRFAAAGVMPTRPFGSAIHHVRTNEAALSTLWEMRDFSLTAEGLVPAATALTPDFGFNNSSALGNFIRANEDAILAEKHQVPAVFSGAPFLAAGVRVPEETFFWRAPSVSVEARHKFSLNTCSGCHAGETKTDFTHILPRAAGQASNLSLYMRGVSVKDPVGTVTRTFDDVGRRAEDMAALVCGSGNMLNASGSGLPPASNLPRSRVH; translated from the coding sequence ATGCGGATACAGAAGTGGTGGGCAGGCGCACTCGCCAGTGCGCTCGTCGGCTGTGTCGTAGGACCTTATGACGACGCGTGGGAGGACGATGACTTCCCCCCCCTCGTCCCAGGACCGGACCCCGAGCCCTGGGTCCCCACCCCGGGCACCCAGGGGGTGGACTTCCAGGTCGAATTCCTCTCCGGGCCGTCGTCGCTCGGCGTGGGCTCGCTGGTGCGCGCCAGGCTGTGCAACCTGGGCAGCGCGCCGGGCAGCACCCAGGTGGCCTTCCTCCTTTCGAAGGATGCGGTCATCGACGCGCGCGATGCGTGGGTGGGCTCCAGCCAGAGCCTGCTGGTGCAGCCGGGGCAATGCCAGGAGATCAGCGCCGTCATCGACATGCCCGACGTGGCCTCGGGCACCTATGTCCTGGGCGCCATCGCGGACCTGGAGAACCGGGTGAGCGAGTCGAATGAGCGGAACAACGCCCGCGCGGGCGGCAGCGTGCAGGTGGACCGCACGGCGCCGTCGATGCCCAGCCTCTCGTGGCGGGCGCCGGGGGCCTCGGATTCCCTGCAGGTGCCCCACCTGGTGGTCCGGGCCGAGCCCCGGGCGACGGTGCGTGTCTACAGCAGCCCGGACTGCACGGGCACGGAGGTGGCCAGCAGCGAGACCAGTTCAGGGGGCTCCTGCGAGATGCCCATCTACACGCCGGGCTACACCGCGGGCGTCTACTCGGCGCGCTCCTATAATGGTGGGGGCTACGCGTCGGGCTGCGCGACCGCTCCTTCCTATGGAGGCGGCGGTGGGGGCGGTGGCGGCTGCACCGGCGGTGGCGGCAGCGGGGGCTATGGCTACGGCAGCGACGGCGGGTACGGAGGGGGCAACGGGGGCTGCGATACCACCCCGCCGTCGCCGCCGGTCATCGTCGAGGCCACCTGGCAGTACGGCAATACGCGGCACGAGCTGCGCGTGAAGGGCACCGCCGAGCCGGGGAGCACCGTGGGGGTCTTCATCGACGTGGCCTGCACGGGAACCCCCGCGGCCACGGCCACGGTGGGCGCCGATGGAAAGTTCAACCTGGTGGTGCTCGTGAACGCCACGGGCCCGGGCTCCGTGCGCCGGGTGTTCTTCGCCGCGAAGGACGCTGCGGAGAACGTCTCGTCCTGCATCGAGGGGCCGGTCTATGAGACGCCTTGCGCGCCGGGGTACGGCAACTGCGATGGGAACCCGGCCAACGGCTGCGAGACGGACCTCACCTCGAACGTGAACCACTGCGGCACCTGCGGCACCACGTGCCCTGGCCAGGACTCGACCGTGGGCGTCTGCATGGCCAGCCAGTGCAGCACGGCCTGCGCGCCCGGCCGGTACGACTGCGATGGGAACGCCGCCAATGGCTGCGAGTCCACCTGCGCGTGCACCCCGACGGCCTGCACCATCGACCGCCAGGCGGAGCTGGTCATCACCTCGCTGTCGGTGGTGGAGGACCCCGTGCGGACCGCGCCCGGAGGCGCCTGGCACTTCGGGACCCTGATGAAGGCGATGGCGGGCAACCAGGATCCGTCCGCGATGGTGCGCCAGTGGCTGCGCACCTGGAACACGGCCCAGACGGTCAACGGCATGACGCTGCCTGCGCGCTCGCAGCTGCAGACGCTGGTGCTGGGGCCCTGGGAGCAGCGCAGCGGCGGGGCGAACAAGCCGCTCGACTTCAGCACGGCGCCGTTCCGGCTCCTGGCCATCGTCAACCGCATGGACCTGCGGCAGCCGGGGGTCCAGGCCGGTGAGGGGCGCTTCGTCTTCGGCGTGCTCGATGCGCAGGGCCGTCCGCTCGAGTTCACCGTCATCCTGGAGTACACGCTGCCCGGAAGCAGCCCGGAGGCCATCCTGGCCTGGGCGCGGGACTGGCATGCCCTGGGGCAGCTCGGCCTGGGGAGCGCCAACTACAAGACGAAGCTCCAGCAGATCACCGATCGCTTCGCGGCGGCGGGCGTGATGCCCACGCGGCCCTTCGGCAGTGCCATCCACCATGTCCGCACCAACGAGGCGGCGCTGTCCACGCTGTGGGAGATGCGGGACTTCTCCCTGACGGCGGAGGGGCTGGTGCCAGCCGCGACGGCGCTCACGCCGGACTTCGGCTTCAACAACTCGAGCGCCCTGGGCAACTTCATCCGCGCCAACGAGGACGCCATCCTCGCCGAGAAGCACCAGGTCCCCGCGGTCTTCTCGGGGGCCCCGTTCCTGGCGGCGGGCGTCCGGGTCCCGGAGGAGACGTTCTTCTGGCGTGCGCCTTCGGTGAGCGTCGAGGCCCGGCACAAGTTCTCGCTGAACACCTGCAGCGGGTGCCACGCGGGCGAGACGAAGACGGACTTCACCCACATCCTCCCGCGCGCCGCGGGGCAGGCGTCGAACCTGTCCCTCTACATGCGGGGCGTCTCGGTGAAGGACCCGGTGGGGACCGTGACGCGCACGTTCGACGACGTCGGCCGCCGCGCCGAGGACATGGCCGCGCTGGTGTGCGGCAGCGGGAACATGCTGAACGCCAGCGGCAGTGGCCTCCCGCCGGCGTCCAACCTGCCCCGGTCCCGCGTGCACTGA
- a CDS encoding poly(A) polymerase: MSHERFTPSREVYHRIRWDPRLDAREFVIGYDAHSGEMEEVPFAAFVPDGEIPWHRVWYFRRGPDRVWDRKSRTDVLAGLASGPAAPAASPPHPDEAAPAFTPIPAYRYDSHAAAWCEHAPPDMAAPGALPSPEALTLATFNVLFDLHDAELLDTRRRIPEALSLLRSVDADLIALQEVTEPFLRVLLATPWIREHYFLSDGPGAATVKPYGQLLLSRFPFASLSQCVFTRDKRVIAGELRLKDGPLWVATLHLTSNRTASADTARAAQLQVLIDWAKALGPRGPEAPDVVLAGDFNLGGEDTAETQAFTQEGFVDVWPLLRPGEPGFTFDPERNALATAMTVTGRRQRLDRVLVRSRSGRLTPRTVSLFGETPLPPPEAPAGGPLFTSDHFGVSCVLRLDEPRVPPPPPAFSRALAAVPVHEAAVVLIPPEAQWGPIQALRAQHDRNYSRWMPHVTLLYPFIPEEHFLEAEALIDEALRSVAPFQVTLTGFGFFEHRASATAWLQPEDQPHGALKALQAALEAALPPCDEQGRKSERGFTPHLSVGQLPRSAPADIRQQLSTWEQDWRPLSFEVREVCLISRRGQGPFAVRRRVALGGGARRPAAPPPTTLSEVLSARGDVDSSEASQAHAQAVKHLEAVCSRLGVALYPYGSFRMGMSRPGGDVDAVAIGPAHLSREDFAQALLQALAQERGGEGGRFVADAAIPLVKLSLEGVAFDVSYASRPEDVAPCGPAELLAQAGERLELAGFRSLTGWADTEALLGCAGPEGPGRERFRTVLRAVKAWAKARGVYSHALGYLGGFSWAVLVAWACLRAPQESSRSEEQLLAYVFEMFAAWPWPLPVTLTPGTARYTPEGKRDLMPVVAPALPPRNTARNVSRSTLRVLRDEFARASEVLRRARGEGTAEAWEALFTPVDVSQQMPARVVVSIEAASPEDRQVAAGWVLGHLTALVYRLEGDRRLFLRPFPPAQPEGPFLVGLAVQGQEGEEALSLHPESALRQTLDAFRESFHAWSHRPPGASLSLRLAVD; encoded by the coding sequence ATGTCTCACGAGCGCTTTACCCCCAGCCGAGAGGTCTACCACCGCATCCGCTGGGATCCCCGGCTCGATGCCCGCGAGTTCGTCATCGGCTACGACGCCCACTCCGGCGAGATGGAGGAAGTGCCCTTCGCGGCCTTCGTTCCCGATGGAGAGATTCCCTGGCACCGCGTCTGGTACTTCCGCCGGGGTCCGGACCGGGTCTGGGACCGGAAGAGCCGCACCGATGTGCTGGCCGGGCTCGCCTCGGGCCCGGCGGCCCCCGCGGCTTCCCCCCCTCACCCGGACGAAGCCGCGCCTGCCTTCACGCCGATTCCCGCGTACCGGTATGACTCGCACGCGGCGGCCTGGTGTGAGCACGCGCCCCCGGACATGGCGGCCCCCGGGGCCCTCCCTTCGCCGGAGGCGCTCACGCTGGCCACCTTCAACGTCCTCTTCGATCTCCACGACGCGGAGCTGCTCGACACCCGGAGGCGCATCCCGGAGGCCCTCTCCCTGCTGCGCTCGGTCGACGCCGACCTCATCGCCTTGCAGGAAGTCACCGAGCCGTTTCTCCGGGTGCTCCTCGCGACGCCGTGGATCCGCGAGCACTACTTTCTCTCGGACGGACCGGGGGCCGCCACCGTCAAACCCTACGGCCAGCTGCTCCTGTCCCGGTTTCCCTTTGCCTCCTTGAGCCAGTGCGTCTTCACCCGGGACAAGCGGGTGATCGCCGGGGAGCTTCGGTTGAAGGACGGCCCCCTGTGGGTGGCCACACTCCACCTGACGAGCAACCGCACCGCCTCGGCCGACACTGCGCGCGCGGCCCAGCTCCAGGTGCTCATCGATTGGGCGAAGGCCCTCGGGCCGCGGGGCCCGGAGGCCCCCGATGTGGTGCTCGCGGGGGACTTCAACCTCGGCGGCGAGGACACCGCCGAGACCCAGGCCTTCACCCAGGAGGGCTTCGTGGATGTCTGGCCCCTGCTGCGGCCCGGGGAGCCTGGGTTCACGTTCGACCCCGAGCGGAATGCGCTGGCCACGGCGATGACCGTCACCGGCCGGCGGCAGCGGCTGGACCGGGTGCTCGTGCGCTCTCGTTCAGGGCGGCTCACGCCTCGCACCGTGTCGCTCTTCGGGGAGACGCCCCTGCCTCCCCCCGAGGCGCCCGCGGGAGGCCCCCTCTTCACGTCGGATCACTTCGGGGTGAGCTGTGTGCTGCGCCTGGATGAGCCCCGCGTGCCCCCTCCCCCGCCTGCCTTCTCCCGGGCGCTCGCGGCGGTTCCCGTCCACGAGGCCGCCGTGGTGCTCATCCCCCCGGAGGCGCAATGGGGTCCCATCCAGGCCCTGCGCGCCCAGCATGACCGGAACTACTCGCGGTGGATGCCGCATGTGACGCTGCTCTATCCGTTCATCCCCGAAGAGCACTTCCTGGAGGCCGAGGCGCTCATCGACGAGGCCCTGCGGTCCGTCGCCCCCTTCCAGGTGACCCTCACGGGCTTCGGCTTCTTCGAGCACCGCGCCAGCGCCACCGCCTGGCTTCAGCCCGAGGACCAGCCTCACGGCGCCCTGAAGGCCCTGCAAGCCGCGCTCGAAGCCGCGCTCCCTCCGTGCGATGAACAGGGCCGCAAGTCCGAACGCGGGTTCACGCCCCATCTGAGTGTCGGCCAGCTCCCCCGCTCGGCCCCCGCGGACATCCGGCAGCAACTCTCCACCTGGGAGCAGGACTGGCGCCCCCTCTCGTTCGAGGTCCGCGAGGTCTGTTTGATCAGCCGCCGGGGCCAGGGCCCCTTCGCGGTGAGACGGCGCGTGGCGCTCGGAGGAGGTGCCCGCCGCCCCGCCGCCCCGCCGCCCACCACCCTCTCCGAGGTCCTGTCCGCGCGAGGGGACGTGGATTCCAGCGAAGCCTCCCAGGCCCACGCGCAGGCCGTGAAGCACCTGGAGGCGGTGTGCTCCCGGCTCGGCGTGGCGCTGTACCCCTATGGCTCGTTCCGGATGGGCATGAGCCGTCCCGGCGGTGACGTGGACGCGGTGGCCATCGGCCCCGCGCACCTGTCCCGCGAGGACTTCGCGCAGGCCCTCCTCCAGGCGCTCGCCCAGGAGCGCGGCGGCGAGGGGGGCCGCTTCGTCGCGGATGCCGCCATCCCGCTGGTGAAGCTGTCCCTCGAGGGCGTGGCGTTCGACGTGTCCTATGCGAGCCGCCCCGAGGACGTGGCGCCCTGTGGCCCCGCGGAGCTGCTGGCGCAGGCCGGCGAGCGGTTGGAGCTCGCCGGGTTCCGCTCCCTCACGGGCTGGGCGGACACGGAGGCGCTGCTGGGCTGTGCCGGGCCCGAGGGGCCCGGGCGCGAGCGGTTCCGGACCGTGCTGCGGGCCGTCAAGGCCTGGGCGAAGGCGCGCGGGGTGTACTCCCACGCGCTCGGCTATCTGGGGGGCTTCTCCTGGGCCGTGCTGGTGGCCTGGGCCTGTCTGCGCGCCCCCCAGGAGTCCTCCCGCTCCGAGGAGCAGCTGCTCGCGTACGTCTTCGAGATGTTCGCGGCCTGGCCGTGGCCCCTGCCTGTCACCCTCACGCCAGGCACCGCGCGGTACACCCCGGAGGGGAAGCGCGACCTGATGCCCGTGGTGGCGCCCGCGCTGCCTCCCCGCAACACCGCCCGCAACGTGTCGCGCTCGACGCTGCGTGTTCTTCGAGACGAGTTCGCGCGCGCCAGTGAAGTGCTGCGGCGGGCCCGGGGCGAAGGCACGGCGGAGGCCTGGGAGGCCCTGTTCACCCCCGTGGACGTCTCCCAGCAGATGCCCGCCCGCGTGGTGGTCTCCATCGAGGCCGCGTCTCCCGAGGATCGCCAGGTGGCCGCGGGCTGGGTGCTCGGGCACCTCACGGCCCTGGTGTACCGGCTGGAGGGAGATCGCCGGCTCTTTCTGCGGCCCTTTCCCCCAGCTCAGCCCGAGGGCCCCTTCCTCGTGGGCCTGGCCGTTCAAGGCCAGGAGGGGGAAGAGGCCCTCTCGCTGCATCCGGAAAGCGCTCTGCGCCAGACCCTGGACGCGTTCCGCGAGTCCTTTCACGCCTGGAGCCACCGGCCTCCAGGCGCTTCGCTCTCCCTGCGGCTGGCCGTGGACTGA